The genomic interval CACGGACAGGGCCTCCTCGGGCACCTCCAACGTGGCCAACTGGCTCTCCAGGAGCGAGGGCGGCATGAAGTGCCCTTGTCGTTGGGAGAGGCGCCGCGCGAGCACCTCGTGAGGGGCGTGCAGGTACACCCAGCGCGTCTGGTCCGGCGCCACCTCCAGGGCGGCGCGGTAGGACTGCTTGAGCGCGGACGAGGCCAGGACCACGTCCTCGCCCTTCTCCACCGCGGTCTCGAGCTGAGCGCGC from Myxococcus stipitatus carries:
- a CDS encoding gluconokinase, whose product is MVVIVTGVSGAGKTTVGRALARSLGWRFLDADDLHPHSNVEKMAAGIPLTDADRWPWLARVRAQLETAVEKGEDVVLASSALKQSYRAALEVAPDQTRWVYLHAPHEVLARRLSQRQGHFMPPSLLESQLATLEVPEEALSVDVTPPPDEVVKHLREGLGL